The following proteins are encoded in a genomic region of Leifsonia psychrotolerans:
- a CDS encoding LacI family DNA-binding transcriptional regulator — MSTASGRRKVTIHDVARQAGVSITTVSHSLNGKGVVAEETRARVHEVATKLGYSADAIARGLRSSRLGVLGLVIRPLDSLDSYQPIGVDYFMRFAGAAAVEALDRGFGLMLVRDPTTHSVPAIALAVDGFIISDPIANDPVIDLLNRHGIPLVAVGRDIDRPEFTDWLGEDTSQDTRTVIEHLSAHGARSIALVRGTDANSWNADSESAYRHWAAECGQPAAVYLEDERSGEDGGRAVAELMLASPTGVPDAIYCLTGRHAAGLQKRLVEQGHRVPIDVMIVAGADSEQTRNATPPITSIDLTPESTAKAAVTQLLQLLSDTPTAEHVRPSITNILRIRESTARV, encoded by the coding sequence ATGAGCACAGCGAGCGGACGGCGCAAAGTAACGATCCACGACGTCGCGCGTCAGGCCGGTGTGTCCATCACCACCGTGTCCCACTCGCTGAACGGCAAGGGTGTCGTTGCCGAAGAGACCCGTGCCCGTGTTCATGAGGTGGCCACCAAGCTCGGCTACAGCGCGGATGCCATCGCGCGCGGGCTCCGCAGCAGCCGACTCGGGGTGCTCGGCCTGGTCATCCGCCCGCTCGACTCACTGGATTCGTATCAGCCGATCGGCGTCGACTACTTCATGCGCTTTGCGGGGGCGGCGGCCGTCGAAGCTCTCGACCGGGGCTTCGGCCTCATGCTGGTGCGTGATCCGACGACCCACAGTGTGCCGGCCATCGCCCTGGCCGTGGACGGCTTCATCATCTCGGATCCCATTGCCAACGACCCGGTCATCGATCTTCTCAACCGACACGGCATTCCCCTGGTGGCCGTCGGGCGCGACATCGATCGGCCGGAATTCACCGACTGGCTCGGCGAGGACACATCGCAGGACACCCGCACGGTGATCGAGCATCTCAGCGCGCACGGGGCGCGAAGCATCGCCCTCGTGCGCGGCACCGACGCCAACTCCTGGAACGCCGACAGCGAATCCGCCTACCGGCACTGGGCCGCGGAGTGCGGTCAACCCGCAGCGGTGTACCTCGAAGACGAACGCTCCGGGGAGGACGGTGGCCGGGCCGTGGCCGAGCTGATGCTCGCCTCCCCGACCGGGGTTCCCGACGCCATCTACTGTCTGACGGGCCGCCACGCGGCCGGGTTGCAGAAACGCCTGGTTGAGCAGGGGCACCGGGTTCCAATTGACGTGATGATCGTGGCGGGCGCAGATTCGGAGCAGACCCGGAATGCCACGCCGCCCATCACCTCCATCGACCTGACGCCGGAATCCACGGCCAAGGCGGCCGTCACCCAACTGCTCCAGCTGCTCAGCGACACCCCCACAGCCGAGCACGTGCGACCGTCGATCACGAACATCCTGCGGATCAGGGAGTCGACCGCGCGCGTGTGA
- a CDS encoding ASCH domain-containing protein — protein sequence MSFPTVDGFRTMELGTPGALRAQLNEFVLHGSKRATAGLLAEYVEESEPWETIGERLALVDDDLNRLGLIEITRVEPTTFGAVTWEFAQAEGEGVTDLADWREQHRAHWRNADGRAITDDTGVLCLYFVLLPDSGH from the coding sequence ATGAGTTTCCCCACCGTCGACGGCTTTCGAACCATGGAACTCGGCACGCCAGGCGCGCTGCGCGCCCAACTCAACGAGTTCGTGCTGCACGGCAGCAAGCGCGCGACGGCGGGCCTGCTCGCCGAATACGTTGAGGAATCCGAACCGTGGGAAACGATCGGCGAACGTCTCGCGCTTGTCGATGATGATCTCAATCGGCTCGGACTCATCGAGATCACTCGCGTCGAACCGACGACGTTCGGTGCGGTCACCTGGGAGTTCGCGCAGGCAGAGGGCGAGGGTGTGACCGACCTCGCTGACTGGCGCGAGCAGCACCGTGCTCATTGGCGAAACGCAGACGGCCGGGCGATCACCGACGATACCGGCGTGCTCTGCCTCTATTTCGTGCTGCTGCCGGATTCCGGGCACTAG
- a CDS encoding ABC transporter substrate-binding protein encodes MKKKLVAVTGALALALTGCAAGGNATTAPTLSTDDLLVTTPAATGELDRATWNLPFGEPASLDPIKAFNYPENTVVANLCEGLMQLQPDYSIKPNLAESVESPDASTYVYTVREGVKFWDGQPMTADDVAYSLGRQLDANEGSYWAGGVVDNIASIEKTGDWEVTVKLKQPDSTFNSYMVTPIGTIVEKAHREATGADYGNPTGQVMCTGPYSVGAWNQGQSISLMRNDNYWNAEKKAKTAQVDINFIVDSAAIASALTTGAIDGSYDVPLGALSSLQDSTQGSLYLGRSLQLVAIIGTGQGAFADPAVRNALMMATDREAIAATVFEGTAQASRSLIPNEGWAYGNSVFEKGREKLAPTTLDIEGAKAELKKAKVDISQTIKIVYPSERTYYADIISEISNGAKAIGLTVEPEGIPSAQFGAFFSDAEARAGHDAFVTNNYMDVPDPLAFLRTIVGTGGSQNYNEFSQPDIDALLDKAAAASDENDRAALVNEIQDKAMADLPWIPIVDPSVRLFLGNRVTGVPASFVYLYYPWAADLGASGK; translated from the coding sequence ATGAAGAAGAAGTTAGTAGCAGTGACCGGGGCTCTGGCCCTGGCACTTACCGGTTGTGCCGCAGGCGGAAACGCCACCACCGCGCCGACCCTCAGCACCGACGACCTGCTCGTCACCACCCCCGCCGCAACGGGTGAGCTTGACCGTGCCACCTGGAACCTTCCGTTCGGTGAGCCGGCGTCGCTCGACCCGATCAAGGCGTTCAACTACCCGGAGAACACCGTCGTCGCCAACCTGTGCGAAGGATTGATGCAGCTCCAACCCGACTACAGCATCAAGCCGAACCTGGCCGAGAGCGTCGAGAGCCCGGATGCATCGACCTACGTCTACACCGTGCGCGAGGGCGTGAAGTTCTGGGATGGTCAGCCGATGACCGCCGACGACGTGGCGTACAGCCTCGGCCGCCAGCTGGATGCCAATGAGGGCAGCTACTGGGCCGGTGGCGTGGTTGACAACATCGCGTCGATCGAAAAGACCGGTGACTGGGAAGTCACCGTCAAGCTCAAGCAGCCCGACTCCACCTTCAACTCCTACATGGTCACCCCGATCGGAACCATCGTTGAGAAGGCGCACCGCGAGGCGACCGGGGCCGACTATGGCAACCCCACCGGCCAGGTCATGTGCACCGGGCCCTACTCAGTTGGGGCGTGGAACCAGGGGCAGTCGATCTCGCTCATGCGCAACGACAACTACTGGAACGCCGAGAAGAAGGCGAAGACCGCGCAGGTCGACATCAACTTCATCGTGGACTCTGCGGCCATCGCGAGTGCATTGACCACCGGCGCGATCGACGGATCGTATGACGTTCCGCTCGGCGCGCTGAGCAGCCTGCAGGACTCCACCCAGGGTTCGCTCTACCTGGGCCGTTCCCTGCAGCTCGTTGCCATCATCGGCACCGGACAGGGCGCTTTCGCCGACCCGGCCGTGCGCAACGCCCTCATGATGGCCACCGACCGGGAAGCCATCGCGGCCACGGTCTTCGAGGGAACCGCACAGGCCTCCCGATCGCTGATCCCGAACGAGGGTTGGGCCTACGGCAACAGCGTGTTCGAAAAGGGCCGCGAGAAGCTCGCCCCGACCACGCTCGACATCGAAGGGGCCAAGGCCGAGCTGAAGAAGGCGAAGGTCGACATCAGCCAGACGATCAAGATCGTCTACCCGTCGGAGCGCACCTACTACGCCGACATCATTTCCGAGATCTCCAACGGCGCGAAGGCCATCGGCCTGACCGTCGAACCCGAGGGAATCCCGAGCGCACAGTTCGGGGCATTCTTCTCGGATGCCGAGGCACGCGCCGGTCACGATGCCTTCGTGACCAATAACTACATGGATGTTCCGGACCCGCTGGCCTTCCTGCGCACCATCGTCGGAACGGGCGGATCGCAGAACTACAACGAGTTCAGCCAGCCCGACATCGATGCGCTGCTCGACAAGGCAGCAGCGGCCAGCGATGAGAACGATCGTGCCGCGCTCGTGAACGAGATTCAGGACAAGGCCATGGCCGACCTCCCGTGGATTCCGATCGTCGACCCGTCGGTGCGCCTGTTCCTCGGCAACCGTGTGACCGGTGTACCGGCATCCTTCGTCTACCTCTACTACCCGTGGGCGGCCGACCTCGGAGCCTCCGGCAAGTAG
- a CDS encoding ABC transporter permease, with protein MIPVMFVVRRLLALIGVLVVSSFLVFAAMYAAPGSPEKFLVQGRTVSPEVLAAIRKQYSLDDPFLVRYWNWLTNVLQGDFGQSLANRQDVGDLLANRLPTTLALVAMAAIIIVVLGIGLGILAGTRDGVVDKVVLLASNLGFAIPTFFAALILMSVFSVGLGWFPVFGSGTGFFDRMWHLTLPALALALPSAAVVARITRTAIREESDSEHSIMAIARGVPRSLVLRRHIIRNSMLPVSTIVGVHIAGLIAGSFVVEYAFTLDGIGTLLVGAVQKKDFAVVQAVAIILVAAFGIINLLVDLLYASIDPRVRAGRE; from the coding sequence GTGATCCCCGTAATGTTCGTCGTGCGCAGACTACTTGCGTTGATCGGTGTGCTCGTCGTTTCGAGCTTTCTGGTCTTCGCCGCCATGTATGCCGCCCCCGGTAGTCCCGAGAAGTTCTTGGTGCAGGGGCGCACCGTGAGCCCCGAGGTGCTGGCCGCCATTCGCAAGCAGTACTCGCTGGACGACCCGTTCCTCGTGCGCTACTGGAATTGGCTCACCAACGTTCTGCAGGGTGACTTCGGCCAATCGCTGGCGAACCGTCAAGACGTGGGCGACCTGCTCGCCAACCGGCTTCCGACCACGCTGGCCCTGGTTGCGATGGCAGCGATCATCATCGTCGTGCTGGGGATCGGCCTCGGAATCCTCGCCGGCACCCGCGACGGAGTCGTCGACAAAGTGGTGTTGCTCGCCTCGAACCTCGGCTTCGCCATTCCGACCTTCTTCGCCGCGCTCATCCTGATGAGCGTCTTCAGCGTGGGGCTCGGCTGGTTTCCCGTCTTCGGATCGGGCACAGGATTCTTCGATCGGATGTGGCACCTCACGCTGCCGGCCCTGGCTTTGGCCCTGCCGTCGGCTGCGGTCGTGGCCCGCATCACGCGCACCGCGATTCGTGAGGAAAGCGACTCGGAGCATTCGATCATGGCGATCGCTCGGGGTGTGCCTCGGTCGCTCGTGCTGCGGCGCCACATCATCCGCAATTCAATGCTTCCGGTGAGCACCATCGTCGGCGTGCACATCGCCGGTTTGATCGCCGGCTCCTTCGTCGTCGAATACGCCTTCACCCTGGACGGCATCGGCACCCTCCTGGTCGGCGCGGTGCAGAAGAAGGACTTCGCCGTTGTGCAAGCCGTCGCCATCATCCTGGTGGCCGCATTCGGAATCATCAATCTTCTGGTGGATCTGCTGTACGCATCCATCGACCCGCGCGTGAGAGCAGGGCGAGAGTAA